One genomic segment of Gemmatimonadota bacterium includes these proteins:
- a CDS encoding late competence development ComFB family protein gives MILNVMEHHVHEAYDRLKGMVPGFLDTPNHREDVVVYALNRLQPKYVVTSTGKAVTEVALDTAQHRTTIEVQVIEALRQVARVPRERPVTAAPG, from the coding sequence ATGATCCTGAATGTGATGGAACACCACGTGCACGAAGCATACGATCGTCTCAAGGGAATGGTCCCCGGCTTCCTCGATACCCCGAATCACCGGGAAGACGTGGTCGTCTATGCGCTGAACCGGCTGCAGCCGAAATACGTCGTGACTTCGACTGGCAAGGCCGTGACCGAGGTCGCGCTAGACACGGCGCAGCATCGGACGACGATCGAGGTGCAGGTCATCGAGGCACTGCGTCAGGTCGCCCGGGTGCCGCGCGAACGTCCGGTGACCGCCGCACCCGGATGA